One window from the genome of Metabacillus flavus encodes:
- the coaD gene encoding pantetheine-phosphate adenylyltransferase — protein MASVAVCSGSFDPVTLGHLDIIRRGANIFDTVYVCVLNNSSKNSLFSVDERCALLQEVTKDIPNVTVESSQGLLIDYARSKKANAILRGLRAVSDFEYEMQITSMNRVLDDKIETFFMMTNNQYSFLSSSIVKEVAKYNGDISDLVPPCVEKALKEKFNKAE, from the coding sequence ATGGCAAGTGTAGCAGTTTGTTCAGGGAGTTTTGATCCGGTGACTCTTGGACACTTGGATATTATCAGACGGGGAGCCAATATTTTTGATACAGTATACGTGTGTGTATTAAATAACTCATCCAAAAATTCTTTGTTCAGTGTGGATGAGAGATGCGCGCTGCTGCAAGAAGTGACAAAGGATATTCCCAATGTTACGGTAGAGTCTTCTCAAGGTTTGCTGATTGATTATGCCAGGAGCAAAAAAGCAAACGCAATTTTAAGAGGGTTAAGAGCCGTATCGGATTTCGAATACGAAATGCAGATTACATCCATGAACAGAGTACTCGATGACAAAATCGAAACCTTTTTTATGATGACGAACAATCAATATTCATTCTTAAGTTCAAGTATTGTGAAGGAAGTGGCAAAATACAACGGAGATATTTCGGACCTTGTCCCTCCGTGTGTTGAAAAAGCACTAAAAGAAAAATTTAATAAAGCAGAATAA
- a CDS encoding patatin-like phospholipase family protein — translation MEPKIGLALGSGGARGFAHLGVLKVLKDEGIPVHMIAGSSMGALVGSFYAAGLDIKSLYQIAAAFKRSYYLDLTIPKMGFIAGEKIKGLIRAFTKGNNIEDLNIPLSIVATDLCKGEKVIFTKGPVAEAVRASIAIPGIFVPEVINGRMLVDGGVVDRVPVSVVRDMGADLVISVDVSVVKRQAAITSIFDVILQSLDIMQDELVHHRAVASDIMIRPQVEKFSSRSFTNIQEIILSGEEEAKKSLPAIRSLIDNWKESQNEE, via the coding sequence ATGGAACCTAAAATCGGTTTGGCGCTCGGATCTGGAGGAGCAAGAGGATTTGCACATCTGGGGGTATTGAAAGTATTGAAGGACGAGGGGATACCGGTTCACATGATAGCCGGGAGCAGTATGGGAGCACTTGTGGGAAGTTTTTATGCAGCAGGGCTTGATATAAAAAGTCTGTACCAAATAGCTGCAGCCTTTAAAAGAAGCTATTATTTAGATCTGACCATCCCTAAAATGGGATTTATTGCAGGTGAAAAAATAAAAGGTTTGATACGGGCTTTTACAAAGGGCAATAATATTGAAGATTTGAACATACCGCTTTCCATTGTGGCTACGGACTTATGCAAAGGTGAAAAAGTGATATTTACAAAAGGCCCGGTTGCAGAAGCCGTTCGCGCGAGCATTGCCATTCCGGGAATTTTTGTTCCGGAGGTCATTAATGGCAGGATGCTTGTAGACGGAGGAGTTGTTGACCGGGTTCCGGTATCGGTAGTCAGGGATATGGGGGCGGATCTTGTAATTTCGGTTGATGTTTCAGTAGTGAAAAGACAGGCAGCCATCACATCGATTTTTGATGTGATCCTTCAAAGTCTTGATATTATGCAGGATGAACTGGTTCATCACCGTGCCGTTGCCTCCGACATTATGATACGCCCCCAAGTAGAGAAATTCAGCTCCAGATCTTTTACTAACATACAAGAGATTATTTTAAGCGGAGAAGAGGAGGCAAAAAAAAGCCTCCCAGCGATCCGTTCTCTGATTGACAATTGGAAGGAGTCTCAGAATGAGGAATAA
- the ylbJ gene encoding sporulation integral membrane protein YlbJ, whose product MSREKWNTLLIAFLMLALTASIILHPKASLEASRGGLEVWWTIVFPSLLPFFIISELLIGFGIVRFAGVLLEPVMRPLFKVPGSGGFVWAMGIASGFPAGAKLTARLRKEKQLTNIEAERLVSFTNCSSPLFMFAAVSVGIFKNPALGILLASAHYLSNLLVGIIMRFHGRQTEAQNEIRIKKFPFPLFSEAFGALHETRLKNKKPIGKMLGDAVLGSVQTLLVIGGFIILFSVLTRILDIVGFSNMAAGILSQAFYLFSLPETLTKPLIAGVFEITQGNMEASKANAGLLSKVIMASFILGFSGLSVQAQVASILAETDVRFFPFFIARMMQGFFAAILTWVLWKPLYVNRGGISETYAPPNGIEELEPLNILYSAGPLITLFFLCLYIWLYWRKNAAY is encoded by the coding sequence TTGAGCCGTGAAAAGTGGAATACTCTGCTTATTGCATTTTTAATGCTTGCGCTCACTGCATCCATTATCTTGCATCCAAAGGCTTCTCTGGAGGCCTCAAGGGGCGGGCTGGAAGTTTGGTGGACCATTGTGTTTCCTTCCCTGCTCCCTTTCTTTATCATTTCCGAGCTGCTTATTGGCTTCGGTATTGTCAGGTTTGCGGGTGTCCTTTTAGAGCCTGTCATGAGACCGCTGTTTAAGGTTCCCGGGTCAGGCGGATTCGTCTGGGCAATGGGAATTGCATCAGGTTTTCCTGCAGGTGCAAAACTTACTGCGCGTTTGCGAAAAGAAAAGCAGCTTACCAATATTGAGGCGGAAAGGCTGGTTTCCTTTACAAATTGTTCTAGTCCTCTTTTTATGTTTGCTGCTGTTTCCGTTGGAATTTTCAAAAACCCCGCACTGGGTATTTTGCTTGCCTCCGCCCATTATTTATCAAACCTGCTTGTAGGCATCATTATGCGATTTCATGGAAGACAAACAGAAGCTCAGAACGAAATACGGATCAAAAAATTCCCTTTCCCTTTATTTTCAGAGGCCTTCGGAGCACTTCATGAGACCCGTTTAAAAAACAAAAAGCCTATTGGAAAAATGCTTGGGGATGCAGTTCTGGGTTCTGTACAAACGCTTCTTGTCATTGGCGGCTTTATCATTCTCTTTTCTGTTTTAACGAGGATTTTGGATATCGTTGGGTTTTCAAATATGGCGGCTGGTATCCTAAGCCAGGCATTCTATTTATTCTCACTCCCTGAAACCCTTACAAAGCCGCTGATTGCAGGGGTTTTTGAGATCACACAAGGAAATATGGAAGCAAGTAAAGCGAATGCCGGTCTGCTTTCTAAAGTCATCATGGCATCGTTTATACTCGGATTCAGCGGCCTATCTGTTCAAGCTCAGGTTGCAAGTATTCTAGCTGAAACCGACGTTCGCTTTTTCCCATTTTTTATAGCAAGGATGATGCAGGGATTTTTCGCCGCCATTCTTACATGGGTGCTATGGAAGCCGCTCTACGTAAACAGAGGAGGCATTTCAGAAACATATGCACCTCCGAATGGAATTGAAGAATTGGAGCCATTAAACATTTTATATTCGGCTGGTCCGCTCATTACTCTATTTTTCCTTTGTTTGTATATCTGGCTTTATTGGCGCAAAAATGCGGCTTATTAA
- the rsmD gene encoding 16S rRNA (guanine(966)-N(2))-methyltransferase RsmD, producing MRVVSGSLKGRPLKAVPGMSTRPTTDKVKEAIFNMIGPYFDGGLALDLFGGSGGLGIEALSRGTERCIFVDRDAKAIQTIHSNLEACRLQEQAEVYRNDAERALKAIIKRELQFQLVFLDPPYKLQKLKALIEQISDEQLLTEGGFVVAEHGTEVELPGQIGSFELVKFEKYGMAAVSIYRHGNGRMGEI from the coding sequence ATGAGAGTTGTATCTGGTTCATTGAAGGGAAGACCTTTAAAAGCAGTTCCAGGGATGTCGACCAGACCGACAACAGATAAGGTGAAAGAAGCTATTTTTAATATGATCGGACCTTATTTTGATGGAGGACTGGCACTTGATCTCTTTGGAGGAAGCGGAGGTCTTGGAATTGAGGCACTGAGCAGAGGGACAGAACGGTGCATATTTGTGGATCGGGACGCAAAAGCCATCCAAACGATACATAGCAATCTTGAGGCGTGCCGTCTGCAGGAGCAGGCAGAGGTTTATCGCAATGACGCGGAGAGAGCGCTTAAAGCCATTATTAAAAGAGAGCTTCAGTTTCAATTGGTGTTTTTGGATCCGCCGTACAAGCTACAAAAATTGAAAGCGCTTATCGAACAGATTAGTGATGAACAGCTTCTTACAGAGGGCGGCTTTGTCGTTGCAGAGCATGGAACGGAGGTTGAATTGCCAGGCCAAATTGGAAGCTTCGAATTAGTGAAGTTTGAGAAGTATGGGATGGCTGCTGTCAGTATTTACAGACACGGCAATGGGAGAATGGGGGAAATATAA